The following coding sequences are from one Gossypium hirsutum isolate 1008001.06 chromosome A12, Gossypium_hirsutum_v2.1, whole genome shotgun sequence window:
- the LOC107927988 gene encoding endoglucanase 24-like precursor (The RefSeq protein has 1 substitution, 1 frameshift compared to this genomic sequence): MRPSSLLFLYLIFFHGFSPLVESSYLDYADALSKSILFFEGQRSGFLPQDQRIGWRGNSGLSDGWMYNTDLTGGYYDAGDNVKFGFPMAFTTTMLAWSVIEFGDLMPPNELRNALVAIRWATDYLLKTVSQTNRIFVQVGDPNIDHSCWERPEDMDTARSVYAVDAPNPASDVAGETAAALAASSMAFRSVDPGYADTLLGNAVQVFQFADNFRGAYSDNAHIRDGACPFYCDFSGYQDELLWGAAWLRRASQDNSYLSYLENNGKTLGADDNINEFGWDNKHAGLNILVSKEVLDGNMYTLESYKASADSFMCTLIPDSSSSHIEYTPGGLIYKPGGSNLQHATTISFILLVFAKYLDRTSQTVNCGNEFVSPVLLRTQAKKQVDYILGENPMGLSYMVGYSNYFPQRIHHRGSSLPSVKDHPEFIACKDGSIYFNSTNPNPNVLVGAIVGGPGEDDVYGDDRADFRKSEPTTYINAPFVGALAYFAAHPNPS; encoded by the exons ATGGGACCCTCATCTCTTCTTTTCCTATATCTTATTTTTTTCCATGGGTTTTCCCCTTTGGTTGAATCCAGCTACCTTGACTACGCCGACGCACTGTCGAAATCCATTCTGTT CGAAGGCCAACGCTCGGGTTTTTTGCCACAAGATCAACGTATAGGATGGAGGGGTAACTCGGGATTGAGCGATGGGTGGATGTACAACACGGACTTAACCGGCGGATACTACGACGCTGGTGACAATGTCAAGTTCGGGTTCCCAATGGCGTTCACCACCACAATGTTGGCCTGGAGTGTGATTGAGTTCGGAGATTTAATGCCTCCAAATGAGCTGAGGAATGCGCTTGTGGCGATTCGTTGGGCCACTGATTATTTACTCAAAACTGTGTCTCAGACTAACCGGATTTTCGTTCAG GTTGGGGATCCAAATATAGACCATAGCTGTTGGGAAAGACCGGAGGATATGGACACGGCCCGGTCTGTTTACGCTGTGGATGCACCGAACCCAGCTTCCGATGTGGCAGGTGAAACGGCGGCCGCTCTCGCAGCTTCATCCATGGCGTTCAGATCAGTAGACCCAGGATATGCGGATACGTTGTTAGGGAATGCTGTTCAGGTTTTCCAATTTGCCGATAATTTTAGAGGTGCTTATAGTGACAATGCTCACATTAGGGACGGTGCCTGCCCATTTTACTGTGATTTTAGCGGATACCAA GATGAATTGCTATGGGGAGCAGCATGGTTAAGAAGGGCTTCACAAGACAATTCCTACCTTAGTTACTTGGAAAACAATGGGAAAACCCTTGGTGCTGATGACAATATTAATGAATTTGGGTGGGACAATAAGCATGCTGGATTAAACATTCTTGTCTCCAAG GAAGTGCTAGATGGAAACATGTACACTCTTGAATCATACAAAGCCTCAGCTGATAGCTTCATGTGCACATTAATCCCCGATTCATCTTCATCCCATATCGAGTATACCCCTGGCGGCCTCATCTACAAGCCCGGAGGCAGCAATTTACAACATGCTACCACCATTTCATTCATCCTCCTCGTTTTCGCTAAATACCTCGATCGGACTTCACAAACCGTCAACTGCGGGAACGAATTCGTGTCTCCGGTTTTGCTTCGGACGCAAGCAAAGAAACAAGTTGATTACATCTTAGGTGAGAACCCGATGGGATTATCGTACATGGTCGGTTATAGCAACTATTTCCCGCAACGGATTCATCATCGTGGCTCTTCACTACCCTCGGTTAAAGATCATCCTGAGTTCATTGCTTGCAAGGACGGTTCCATTTATTTTAATTCGACCAACCCTAACCCGAATGTTTTGGTCGGTGCAATAGTGGGAGGGCCTGGAGAAGATGATGTTTATGGCGATGATAGAGCTGATTTTAGGAAATCAGAGCCCACTACTTACATCAATGCACCATTTGTTGGTGCTTTAGCTTACTTTGCAGCGCATCCCAATCCTAGTTAG